In Comamonas koreensis, the genomic stretch GAGCTGATGCGCCAACCCGCCTACCAGGACGCGCTGGACCTGCTGGGCTGAGCGGGTAGGGCCACCCGGGGAGGGCTGCCCGGGTAGGGCCACCCGGGGAGGGCCGCCCGCATTGCTGGCTGCGGCAGCGGTTTAAGCCTCGCCTCAGCCCCGTCCTCTAGATTGCTCTTATCCCCTAGATGGCTGAGAGCATATGCCCCTTCACAACCCCTTGCGCCGCGTGGCGCTGGCCGGCCGCGAGGCCCTGACGCTGACGCGGCCCTATTTTGTCTCCGAGGAAAAGCTCCGCGCCTGGGGCCTGCTGGCCGCCATCGTCGCGCTCAACCTGGCAGCGGTGTTCATGCTGGTGCAGATCAACAGCTGGAACCGGGTGTTCTACGACGCGCTGCAAAACAAGCAGGCCGATGTGTTCTGGCACCAGCTCTGGCGCTTTTTGTGGTTGGCGCTGGTCTACATCGTCATTGCGGTCTACAAGTTCTACCTCACCCAGCTGCTGCAGTGGCACTGGCGGCGCTGGCTCACCGAGCACCTGCAAGGCCGCTGGCTGGCCCACAAGGCCTTCTACCGCATGGAGCTGGGCCGCTACAGCAGCAGCGAGCAGATGCCGGACAACCCCGACCAGCGCATCCAGGAAGACATCAACCTGTTTAGCAGTTATACCGTGGCGCTCAGCATGGGGCTGTTGAACGCCCTGGTCACCTTTGTCAGCTTTGTCGGCATCCTCTGGGGGCTGAGCGCGGCGATGGATCTCAGCCTGCCTGCTGTGCTGGGTGGCGGCAGCCTGCATATTCCCGGCTTTATGGTCTGGATGGCCGTCGTGTATTGCCTCGTGGGCAGCGCCCTATCGCTTTGGCTGGGCAAGCCCCAGGTGGGCCTCAATATCGCGCAGCAGCGCCTGGAGGCCGACTACCGCCACCACATGGTCCGGGTGCGTGAGCATGCCGAGGCCATTGCGATGGACGGCGGCGAGCGGGTGGAGGGCGCGCAGCTGCGCCTGCGCTTTGGCGATGTGCTGGGCAACTACCTGCAGCTGATCCGGCAGCAAAAAAAGCTTGCCTGGTTCACCAATTTCTTTGGCCAGGCCGCCGTGGTGTTTCCCTTCATCATTGCGGCGCCGCGCTTTTTCAGCGGCGCCATCCAGCTGGGCCAGCTGATGCAGATTGCCTCAGCCTTCAACCAGGTGCAGGACTCGCTCAGCTGGATCGTCAACAACTACAGCGATATAGCCGCCTGGCGCGCTACCACGCGGCGTCTGGCCAGCTTTGAGGCCGGTCTGCGCGCCCAGGCCCAAGCCCAGGGCCCGTCGCTGGAAGCGGCCGACCATCTGCAAACCCAGGGCCTGCAGGTGGCGCTGCCGGGGGGCCGGGTGGTGATCGAGGATTCGGCCTTGCAACTGGCCGCCGGCCAGGATGTGCTGATCAGCGGCCGCTCGGGCAGCGGCAAGTCGACCCTGCTGCGCAGCCTGGCCGGCATCTGGCCGTTTGCGCGCGGCCGGGTGCAGCGGCCGCTGGACAGCATGTTCATCGCGCAGCGCCCTTATTTTCCCGATGGCAGCCTGCGCCAAGCCTTGGCCTACCCGCAGCCTGCTAGCGACTATGGCGATGGCCAGCTGCAGGCAGCCTTGCGTGCAGCGCAGTTGGCGCCGCTCATGGAGCGGCTCGATGAGGTTGCCGCCTGGAACGCCGTGCTCTCCGGGGGCGAGCAGCAGCGCCTGGCGATTGCACGGGTGCTGCTCAAACGCCCGGCCTGGGTGTTTGCTGATGAGGCCACCAGCGCGCTGGACCAGGCGACCGAAGCCGAGGTCTATGCGCAGCTGGTGCAGCTGGTACGTGAGCGTGGTGGATCGCTGGTGTCGGTCGCCCACCGCGACAGTGTGCAGGCCTTCCATCGCGGGCGCTGGCAGCTCGATCCAGCGCAGCGTGCGGTAGTGCCAGGTTCCGTCACGCGCTAGCCTGGATCGCCTTCAGCTCTCCAGCTGCGATGGGCCAAAAAAATGCCTGCACAAGGCAGGCATTTGTCAGTGTCAAATGGTTAATGCACAGGTCAGGCGACGGCGCCCACACCCAGCAGGGCAATCACCAGGAAGATCACCGTGATGGCAATGAAGATGAAGAACAGGATCTTCGCAATACCCGCCGCGCCCGAGGCAACACCGGTAAAGCCGAAAACGCCGGCCAGCAACGAGATCACCGCAAAAATAATGGCCCACTTAAGCATCGAAAACCTCCTGTTGTCATGTGATGGTTCATCTTAAGCAGGGGGCCCGGTACCTGCCGTGGGCCGAAGATGTAAGTAGCGGTAGGCTGGCGCTGACAGCGCTTGGTGGGCGCCTCACGGGGGCTGTATCAGGGAGCGGCCGGCCTATCGGCTGGCACAGCGGGGCTGGCTTCAGGGGGTTGCTGCGGTGGCGGATCATCGGTCCAGCGGCGCACCACCTTTTGGAAGATATGGGTGTTAGGAATCTGCAGCACCACGCTCTGGCTGCGGTCGGCTGCGAAGTCTTCGATGGTGGTGTAGAGCATGTTGATATCGACCACGCGGCCCTTGGCCCCGGGCTTGTCCAGGCCATCGAGCACCTCGATGTAGTCGCCCAGCCGGTAGGGCCGCACGGTGAAGATCAGCACCGCACAGAAGAAGTTGGACAGCACGCTCCAGGCGGCGAAGAAGGCCACAGCGCCAACGGCGGCAAAGCCCGAGAACGCCGTCCACAGCACGGTGGCGCTCACTCCCAGGCGCTCCAGAATCAACAGGCAGGTGCCGCCAATGATGAGCCAGCGCACCAGGCCCTTGATCGGCACGGCCAGTTCCAGCGGCCAGTGGTAGTGCTGGGCCACGCGGGTGATGAGCTTGCGGGTGACATAGTTGAGCGTGATGGCCAGCAGCAGGATCAAGGTGATCTGCATCGCCGGCACGATGATGTCCACCCATTCGGTGGCCCAGTCAGGGATCAAGAGTTTGAGTCGGTTCATGGCAGGCGTCGGGAGCGCAGCGGGTGCAAAGCAGCCCGTGGTGGTGGATGCGCCGATTATCGGCGACGAGGGGCCGCGTTGGGGCCGCGTTCAGGCCAGCGGCAGCTGGCTTTCTTCGGCCCGGCAGGCCTCGTCATGCCAATCGACCAGCGCCTGGATATCCATCGCAATGCGGGCCTGGCCCAGCTGCGCAACGAAGCGGCAGGCGCTGTACTGCGCCGCTTGCTTGTCGTAGACATGCGTCCAGTCTGCGCGCGCTGCCAGCTGGTTGGCCGCGACCGGCCAGCGCCGCACCTGCGGGCTGGGGCCGGACATGCCCATGCGCCAGGGCTTACCGGTGACGCGGGCGCGAAAGCACTGCTGCTGCAGGCACAGGCGCTGGTAGATCGGATCGACCTGCAACGCAGAGAACAGGTCCTGCACTGCGCTGTCGCTGGGCGCCATGGCCTCATGGGTGACGATGATGCGCAGGCCCTTGGGTGTGCTGTAGACGCGCAGACCCCAGTCGGGGTGCTGCTGGCTGAAGGCGGTGACCCGCTCCAGCGCCAGCTGCCGGGGATCGGCGCTGCCGGCCTGCTTCTGCCGCGCATTCAGCAAGCGCCGGAGCCACAGCGCCATCACCACCACCGTGCCTGCCAGCACCACCATTGCGGGCAGCGCGCCGCCCTGCGCAAAGATGACAAAGCAGGCCGCCAGCGCAAAGAAAGCCGCGATCAGCAGTGGTGCCGCGCTGGGGGGCTTTGGCTGCGGCGGGAAGTCCATGTCGGCAATGGCGACATCGGGGGTGTTGAGGCAGTGCGCGCCGTAGCTGTTGCGCGTCATCACCGCCCGGCCGCGCTGGCCCAGAATCTCTTCGCGGATGGGGGTCTGGTCGTTCAGTCCGTATTCGCCGAGCCGCTCCATGCGCTGAAAGCGGGCATCGAGGTTGCGCGCCTGCGGGGCGCTGAGCACCTGGTCGAGCGCGGCCTGGGCGCGCTGCTGCGCATGGGCTTGCGCGGCATCGGGGCTCTGGTCGGACCAGCCCCAGCGCTGGACGGTGGCGCCATGGCGGGGGCTGGTTTCATGGCGCAGGCGCGCTTGCGCCCAGTAGCG encodes the following:
- a CDS encoding mechanosensitive ion channel domain-containing protein — protein: MNRLKLLIPDWATEWVDIIVPAMQITLILLLAITLNYVTRKLITRVAQHYHWPLELAVPIKGLVRWLIIGGTCLLILERLGVSATVLWTAFSGFAAVGAVAFFAAWSVLSNFFCAVLIFTVRPYRLGDYIEVLDGLDKPGAKGRVVDINMLYTTIEDFAADRSQSVVLQIPNTHIFQKVVRRWTDDPPPQQPPEASPAVPADRPAAP
- a CDS encoding ABC transporter ATP-binding protein/permease encodes the protein MPLHNPLRRVALAGREALTLTRPYFVSEEKLRAWGLLAAIVALNLAAVFMLVQINSWNRVFYDALQNKQADVFWHQLWRFLWLALVYIVIAVYKFYLTQLLQWHWRRWLTEHLQGRWLAHKAFYRMELGRYSSSEQMPDNPDQRIQEDINLFSSYTVALSMGLLNALVTFVSFVGILWGLSAAMDLSLPAVLGGGSLHIPGFMVWMAVVYCLVGSALSLWLGKPQVGLNIAQQRLEADYRHHMVRVREHAEAIAMDGGERVEGAQLRLRFGDVLGNYLQLIRQQKKLAWFTNFFGQAAVVFPFIIAAPRFFSGAIQLGQLMQIASAFNQVQDSLSWIVNNYSDIAAWRATTRRLASFEAGLRAQAQAQGPSLEAADHLQTQGLQVALPGGRVVIEDSALQLAAGQDVLISGRSGSGKSTLLRSLAGIWPFARGRVQRPLDSMFIAQRPYFPDGSLRQALAYPQPASDYGDGQLQAALRAAQLAPLMERLDEVAAWNAVLSGGEQQRLAIARVLLKRPAWVFADEATSALDQATEAEVYAQLVQLVRERGGSLVSVAHRDSVQAFHRGRWQLDPAQRAVVPGSVTR
- a CDS encoding DUF1328 domain-containing protein, whose translation is MLKWAIIFAVISLLAGVFGFTGVASGAAGIAKILFFIFIAITVIFLVIALLGVGAVA